TGGCATTCGGCCACTGCCAGGGCTGTATCTAGCTTTGCCCGAATGGCTGTCCAACCCGGCCGCTGGGTTGGAAGGCGCATGGCTGTTCTGGACGACACGAGGGCTTGGACGCAGCGGTGCCGCTGCGTCCAAGCCCTGTGGCTATTTGGTTGTACGACGGGTGGTTCGTCTAGAAGCCGTCGATGGGAATCTTCAGATAGCGCCGCCCATTGGCCTCGGCTGGTGGCAGGGTGCCGGCGCGGATGTTCACCTGGATCGCCGGCAGGATCAGCGTCGGCATGGCCAGGGTGGCATCACGGCGGGTGCGCAGGGCGACGAAGGCCTCTTCGTCCACCCCATCGCGGACGTGGACGTTGAGCGCACGCTCTTCACCCACGGTGGTCTCGTGGCGCGCTTCGCGACCTGCGGGCGGGTAGTCGTGGCACAGGTAGAGGCGCGTCGCCTCCGGCAAGGCCAGCAGCCGGCGGATCGAGCGATATAGATCGCGGGCGCTGCCGCCGGGGAAATCGCAGCGCGCCGAGCCGACATCGGGCATGAACAGGGTGTCGCCGACGAAGACGTGGTCCTCCTCCACCTGGTAGGCCATGTCGGCCGGGGTATGGCCGGGCACGTGCAGGGCGCGGGCGGTGAGGTTGCCGATGTGGAAGAGCTCATCGGGCTGGAAGAGATGATCGAACTGGGAGCCGTCGAGGCGGAATTCCGGTTCCAGGTTGAAGACGTCCTTGAAGGCGCCCTGGACGCGGCGGATGCCTTCGCCGATGGCGATGCGCCCGCCCAGTTGCCGGCGCAGGTAGGGCGCGGCGGAGAGGTGGTCGGCGTGGGCATGGGTTTCCAGCAGCCAATCCACCGTCAGCCCCTGGTCGCGGACGAAGCGGGCGACGCGATCCGCCGAGAGGGTGGCGGTCCGGCCCGAGTGCGGATCGTAGTCCAGTACCGAGTCGACGATGGCGCAGCGGCTGCCGGGGGCCTCGTAGACCACATAGGTGAAGGTGGAGGTCGTGGTGTCGAAAAAGGGTTCGATGCGCGGAGTCATGGCCGGGCCTCGTAGAAAGCGGGATGGCCCACCTTAACACGGCTGTCGGCTGGTTCGCCGGGTAGGCGATAGCCACCCGGAAAAGGCCGCCGTGAAGCGTTGCGACCGTTCGTCGCCGGATGACGGAATTGCAACGGATGCAACAGGATGTTTCGGCGTCCGCGGGGTAACGTGCGCCGTCCATTGCCGTTGCGCCGAGGTCTAGCGTGTCTTCTTCCGGATCCCTGGCCAAGTCCGCGGCCAGACCCCTGCGATTCGCCTTGGTCGGGGCGGTTGCCACCCTGGTGCACATGGCCGTCGCCGCGCTGCTGCTGGGCCTGTGGGGCTGGCCGGCCTATGGCGCCAACCTGGGCGCCTTTCTGGTCGCCTTCGGGGTCTCCTACCTGGGGCACCGGCACGTCACCTTCGCCCGGGCTGGCTCGCCCTGGCGCTTCCTGCTGGTGGCGCTGGGCGGCTTCGGCCTCAATAACCTCTTGTTGACCGGTCTGCTCGCCTGCGGCGTGCCGGCGCTCGCGGCGCTGCTGGTGGCCACGGCGCTGGTCCCGGTATGCAGTTATCTGCTGTCGTCCTGGTGGGTGTTCAAATGAGCGATGCCGTGAAGCTGTCCCTGGTAGTACCGGTGTTCAACGAAGAGTTGGCCATCATGCTCTTCTATCAGGCGGTCTGTGCGCACGAGGAACTGGCCGGTTACGATCTGGAACTGCTGTTCGTCGACGATGGCAGTCGCGACGGCAGCGCCCGGGTGCTCGAGCGCCTGCGCCAGGAAGATCCGCGGGTGGTGGTGCTGCAACTGTCGCGCAACTTCGGCAAGGAGGCCGCGCTGTTCGCCGGCATCGAGCACGCCTCGGGCGAGGTGGTGGTGCCGCTGGACGTGGATCTGCAGGACCCGCTGGACGTCATCCCGCGGTTGCTCGAGCAGTGGCGGCAGGGCGCCGACGTGGTGCTGGCCAAACGGGTCGACCGTCGCAGCGACAGCCCGCTCAAGCGGCTGACCGCCGAGGGATTCTATCGGCTGCACAACCGCATCGCCCAGACGCCCATCGAAGAGAACGTCGGCGATTTCCGGCTGATGAGTCGCGAGGTGGTGGATGCCATCAAGGAGTTGCCCGAGCGCAATTTGTTCATGAAGGGCATCCTCTCCTGGGTCGGCTTCGATACCCGCGTGGTCGAATACGAACGGGCGCCGCGCAGCGCCGGCAGCAGCAAGTTCAACGGCTGGAAGCTGTGGAACCTGGCGCTGGAAGGCTTCACCTCCTTCAGCACCGTGCCGTTGCGGCTGTGGACCTACCTCGGCGGCGGTGTCGCCCTGGTGTCCCTGGCCTATGCCGGGGTCATGGTGTTCCGCAAGCTGGTGTTCGGCAATCCGGTGCCGGGCTATCCCTCGCTGATGACCGCCATCCTCTTCTTCGGCGGCGTGCAACTGATCGGCATCGGGGTGCTGGGCGAATACATCGGCCGTATCTACATCGAGACCAAGCGCCGGCCGCGCTATGTGCTCAAGCGCTCCGGGAAGCGTGACCCTCAGTAGCGTGCCTGCTGCATCTCCCGCAACCGACTCAGGGTGCGGCGAAAGGGGAAGTCCAGGCAGCCGCGGGTATAGAGCTGCTCCAGCGGCACGGCGGCGTCCAGGTAGAGCGGGCGACGGCGGTCGTAGGCTTCGTCGACCAGGGCGATGAAGCGACGTACCGCGTCGTCCTGGGGCGCCAGGCGCGGTAATTCGCGGTCCCCGGCGACCACCCGTTCCACGCCGTCTTCGGTGCCCCGGGCGATGCGACCGTCGCGCGGGTCGCCGGAGAGGCAAGGCACGCTACCCAGCAGCAGCGCGGGGAAGCGGGTGCAGAGGTCGATGTAGTCCGTGGTCGCCCAGGCGCCCTGGCAGAGGGTAGCGAAGTCCAGCCAGAGGGCGCCGGGTGCACGCTTTATCACCGGCAAGCAGCGACCGCCGAGCAGCAGGGGTTCGCTTGTGACGGATTCACCTGCGGTCAGGCAGGCGAAGGTCGCGGCCAGGGCGCTGGGGTCGTCCACCCAGTAGCGGGGCTCGGGCTCGCCCTGGTGCAGGCGGTGGTCCTGGCCGCCGTCCACTTCGAGTACGTCCAACTGCGCTTGCAGCGCGGCGATGGCCGGCAGCAGGCGCTCTCGGTTGAAGCCATCGGCATAGAGCTGCTCCGGCGGCTGGTTGGAGGTGACCACCAGCACCAGGCCCTGGTCCAGCAGGGCGCGCAGCAGACCGCCCACCAGCATGGCGTCGCCGATGTCGCTGATGAAGAGTTCGTCGAAGCACAGCACCCGCACCTCGGCGGCCAGTTCGCGAGCCAGAACCTGCAGGGGATCGCGGGTGCCGCTGAGCTGGAACTGGCGCTGGTGCACCCAGCGCATGAAGTGATGGAAGTGCTGGCGGCGCGCGGGCACCGGTAGGCTGGCGTGGAACAGGTCCAGCAGCCAGGTCTTGCCGCGCCCGACCGGACCCCAGAGATAGAGGCCGCGTGCCGGGCGACCGGCGAGCAGGGCGGCATGACAGGCTTCCAGCCGCTGTACGGCGGCGTCCTGGGCGGCATCGGGCAGCCGCTCGCCCCGGGCCAGGGCCTGGCGGTAGGCAGCGAGGGGGGAGGGGGCAGTGGACATGGCCGCCACTCTAGCGTCCACCGTGGCGCCAGACCATGCCCCGGTGGAATGACGTGAGTCCTTTATAGCGTTTGAAGGCGGACGGCAGCGGTTCGATAGTGCGAGACGATCCTTGCCGGACAGATCCGGCGCCTTCGTATTCATCGCCTGGAGCCCTGTCATGGCCGCTGCTTCCACCCTGCATACCGCCCACTGCCTCGCGTCCGTGGGTGTCTCCGAGATCCTCAAGATCACCGAGCGCGCCAATGCCTTGCGCCGCCAGGGCGCCGATCTGTTGGTGCTGGGCGCGGGCGAGCCGGATTTCGATACTCCGGAGCACATCAAGGAAGCGGCCATCCAGGCCATTCGCGACGGCCAGACCAAGTACACGGCGCTCGACGGCAGCCCGGCGCTGAAGGAGGCCATCCGCCGCAAGTTCGCGCGGGAGAACGACCTGGTCTTCGCCCAGGACGAGGTGACCGCCTCGGCGGGTGCCAAGCAGGTGATCTTCAACGCCATGATGGCGACCCTCGATCCGGGCGACGAGGTGATCATCCCCGCCCCCTTCTGGGTGACCTACGCCGATATCGTCGCCATCCTCGGCGGCACGCCGGTGGTGCTGCCCTGTCGCGAGGAAGACGGTTTCCGGCTCACGGCCGCCGCGCTGGAGGCGGCCATTACCCCACGCACGCACTGGGTGATGCTCAACTCGCCGTCCAACCCCTCGGGCGCGGCCTATGGCGAAGCGCACTATCGGCCGCTGCTGGACGTCTTGCTGCGCCATCCGCAGGTCTGGCTGATGGTGGACGACATGTACGAGCACATCCTCTACGACGGCTTCCGCTTCGTCACCCCGGCGGCGCTGGAGCCGCGCCTGCGTGAGCGGACCCTGACCATCAACGGGGTTTCCAAGGCCTATGCCATGACCGGCTGGCGGCTGGGCTATGCCGGGGGACCACGTGAGCTGATCCAGGCCATGGCCAGTGTGCAGAGCCAGGTGACGTCCTGCCCCTGTTCGGTGAGCCAGGCGGCGGCCATCGCGGCGCTGGACGGCCCGCAAGACATCGTGCGCGAGCGTTGCGAGCTGTTCCGCGAGCGGCGGGATCTGGTGGTGGACGCGCTGAATGCGGTACCGGGCCTGGCGGCGCGGCGGCCCGAGGGGGCCTTCTACGTCTATGCCAACTGTGCGGGGGTGTTGGGCCGGCGGACGCCGGGCGGGGAATTGATCGACAGCGATACCGCATTCGCCCGTTACCTGATGGACGAGGGTGGCGTGGCGGTGGTGCCAGGCTCGGCGTTCGGCCTGGCGCCGTATTTCCGCGTGTCCTATGCCACCTCCCGCGCGGTGCTGGAGGAGGCCTGCCACCGGATCGCCGAGGCGACCCGGCGGCTGCTGGCCTGATCAGCCGGCCGGCTGCGCGCCCGGAGCGACCGGCTGGACGCCGGGGGGCGGAGGCGGCGGCAGACGACCGGGACCGGGCGGGGGCGGCGGGGTGTCCAGGGTCTGCAGCGAGTTGGCGTCAGCGCCTAGGGCACTGACCCGGAAGGCCCGGCCCTGGGCATTGGCGATCAGCTCGCCACGGGCGGCCACGCTGGCGCCGGGCTTGAGCAGGGCTTGCAGGCGCAGGGCTTCATGGGGCGGCAGGCGCAGGGCGGTGCCGTCCTGCAGCAGGGCGCCATTCACGTCGCCGCGGGGACCGTGCAGCAGCTGGACGATCTGGCCCTGCAGGCTGTCGCCATTGCGCTCGGTGCCCGGTACCGGGGGAGCCGGCGGACGGGGGCCACCGGCGCGGTCGGGGCCTTCGTCGGTGACGGTCTTGCCGCTCTGGACGTTGGTCAGGGAGACCGCCTGGACCAGCGGCAGGCTGGCGGCGCGCAGGCCGGCGACATTGACGGTGTCACCCGGCTTGAAGGTGGCAGCCAGCTGCGTGGACAGGTGCGGCGGGGTGTTGACCTCGGTGCCATCGGCCAGGATCAGGCCATCGATATCGCCACGGGGATTGATCAGGAACTGCTTGAGTTGACCTTGCTGGGTGGGGATCTGGGCGCTGGCAGCGGTAGTGGTCGCCGCGCTGGTGGCCGGCGCGTTCTGTGCCAGGACGAGGCCGCTGACGGACAGCAGGGCGAAGGTCCCGAGCACGAGGGTTTGGGTCTTGGTAGGCATGGATGACTCCTGCGGTGGTTGACGATCAGGATGTTGCAGGGCCTGTGCCAACTTTTTATTTATATAAAAAACAATAACTTAAGATATTTTCAGGCGATCTTGGCCAGCCGTTGCGTCCGGCTCGCGGACACCCCTGTCGGCAAAGCGGACAGCCTAGCTCGGACTGTCGTCTTCACCGACACCCAGGCCGAGGCGGCTCAGCTTGGTGTAGAGCAGCTGACGATGGATGCCGAGCCGGCGCGCCGCCTCGGCGCGGTTGCCGCCACTGCGTTGCAGTGCCCGTTCGATCAACAGCCGCTCCAGGCGCGCGGTGGCTTCGGCCAGGGTTTCCTCGGGCCAGTTGGCGTCGATGACCAGGGCTTCCGGGGCATCGGCCTGCAGGAAGGCCAGGTCGGCGGCGACGATGCGTTCGCCCTGGGCCAGCGTCGCGGCCCGCTGCATGGCGTTGCGCAGCTCGCGCACGTTACCGGGCCAGGGGTGGCGCAAGAGCAGGGCCGCCGCATCGTCGGCCAGCACCCGGCCGCTGGGGGCGAGGAAGTGCTCGGCCAGGGGCAGGATGTCGGCGCGTCTTTCGCGCAGGGCCGGCAGGTGGATGGGCACCACGTGCAGCCGGTAGAAGAGGTCCTCGCGGAAGTCGCCGCTGGCGACGCGCTGGGCCAGGTCACGGTGGGTGGCAGCTACCAGGCGCACGTCCAGCCGTACCGGGGCGCCGCCCACCGGGGTCACCTCGCGCTCCTGCAGGGCGCGCAGGATCTTGGCCTGCATGGGCAGCGGCATGTCGCCGATCTCGTCGAGAAAGAGCGTTCCGCCCTGGGCCTCACGAAAGGCGCCGAGGCGATTGGCGGTTGCCCCGCTGAAGGCGCCGCGCACGTGGCCGAAGAGCTCGCTTTCCAGCAGGTCTGGCGGAATGGCTGCGCAGTTGACCGCGACGAAAGGCGCGCCCTGTCTCTTACCGTGTTCGTGGATGGCGCGGGCCACCAATTCCTTGCCGGTGCCGGTCTCGCCGGTGACCAGCACAGTGGCCTCGCTGTCGACCAGGCGGCCGATGGTCTTCTGCACCTGGCGCAGGGCATCGCTGCCGCCCACCAGGGTGTGGCCGTCCGCCGTTGCCGCCGGGGCATTGGCCGGACCGCGCTGGGCGGTCATGCCGGCCAGCACCCGGATCAATTCCTCGCGGCCGATGGGCTTGGTGAGGTGGTCGAAGGCGCCCAGGCGTATGGCCTCGATGGTGTTGCCGGCGCTGGCGAAGGCGGTGAGTACCGTGACCGGTGGCGGCTCGGGCAGGGCGCGGATACGCGCCAGCACCTCCAGCCCATCGAGCCCCGGCATGCGCAGATCGAGCAGCACGGCGTCGACGGCCTCTTGCTGCAACAGCCGCAGCCCGGCCTCGCCCTGGTCGGCTTGCAGGACTCGGTAACCCTGGTCCGCGGCGGTTTCCGCGAGGGCGTCGCGCAGGCCAGCGTCGTCGTCGATGATCAGCAGGGTAGGCATGGCAGCAGGATCTCGAAGCGGGTAGGGGGAGAGGTCTCGACCAGGCGCGCCTCGCCGCCATGGGCGCGGGCGGTCTCGCGGACCAGGGCCAGGCCCAGGCCAGTGCCCTCGGGGCGGCCGGTGACGAAGGGTTCGAACAACTGGCCGCGCAGCTCGGCGGGCGGGCCTTGGCCGTCGTCCTCCACCGCCAGCACCAGCCAATCGCCACCTTGGCTGACGTCCAGGCGGATCTCGCTGCCCGTCGGCGCGGCCTGGAGGGCATTCAATAGCAGGTTGTCCAGGGCGCGGCCCAAGGCGTCGCGATCAAAGCGTCCCTGCTCCACAGCGATCTGAGCAGTCAAGCGAATGCCGCGCGCCTGGGCCTGCTCTTCATGCC
The window above is part of the Pseudomonas oryzihabitans genome. Proteins encoded here:
- a CDS encoding MBL fold metallo-hydrolase, whose protein sequence is MTPRIEPFFDTTTSTFTYVVYEAPGSRCAIVDSVLDYDPHSGRTATLSADRVARFVRDQGLTVDWLLETHAHADHLSAAPYLRRQLGGRIAIGEGIRRVQGAFKDVFNLEPEFRLDGSQFDHLFQPDELFHIGNLTARALHVPGHTPADMAYQVEEDHVFVGDTLFMPDVGSARCDFPGGSARDLYRSIRRLLALPEATRLYLCHDYPPAGREARHETTVGEERALNVHVRDGVDEEAFVALRTRRDATLAMPTLILPAIQVNIRAGTLPPAEANGRRYLKIPIDGF
- a CDS encoding GtrA family protein, encoding MSSSGSLAKSAARPLRFALVGAVATLVHMAVAALLLGLWGWPAYGANLGAFLVAFGVSYLGHRHVTFARAGSPWRFLLVALGGFGLNNLLLTGLLACGVPALAALLVATALVPVCSYLLSSWWVFK
- a CDS encoding glycosyltransferase family 2 protein, translated to MKLSLVVPVFNEELAIMLFYQAVCAHEELAGYDLELLFVDDGSRDGSARVLERLRQEDPRVVVLQLSRNFGKEAALFAGIEHASGEVVVPLDVDLQDPLDVIPRLLEQWRQGADVVLAKRVDRRSDSPLKRLTAEGFYRLHNRIAQTPIEENVGDFRLMSREVVDAIKELPERNLFMKGILSWVGFDTRVVEYERAPRSAGSSKFNGWKLWNLALEGFTSFSTVPLRLWTYLGGGVALVSLAYAGVMVFRKLVFGNPVPGYPSLMTAILFFGGVQLIGIGVLGEYIGRIYIETKRRPRYVLKRSGKRDPQ
- the zapE gene encoding cell division protein ZapE, with protein sequence MSTAPSPLAAYRQALARGERLPDAAQDAAVQRLEACHAALLAGRPARGLYLWGPVGRGKTWLLDLFHASLPVPARRQHFHHFMRWVHQRQFQLSGTRDPLQVLARELAAEVRVLCFDELFISDIGDAMLVGGLLRALLDQGLVLVVTSNQPPEQLYADGFNRERLLPAIAALQAQLDVLEVDGGQDHRLHQGEPEPRYWVDDPSALAATFACLTAGESVTSEPLLLGGRCLPVIKRAPGALWLDFATLCQGAWATTDYIDLCTRFPALLLGSVPCLSGDPRDGRIARGTEDGVERVVAGDRELPRLAPQDDAVRRFIALVDEAYDRRRPLYLDAAVPLEQLYTRGCLDFPFRRTLSRLREMQQARY
- a CDS encoding pyridoxal phosphate-dependent aminotransferase, which produces MAAASTLHTAHCLASVGVSEILKITERANALRRQGADLLVLGAGEPDFDTPEHIKEAAIQAIRDGQTKYTALDGSPALKEAIRRKFARENDLVFAQDEVTASAGAKQVIFNAMMATLDPGDEVIIPAPFWVTYADIVAILGGTPVVLPCREEDGFRLTAAALEAAITPRTHWVMLNSPSNPSGAAYGEAHYRPLLDVLLRHPQVWLMVDDMYEHILYDGFRFVTPAALEPRLRERTLTINGVSKAYAMTGWRLGYAGGPRELIQAMASVQSQVTSCPCSVSQAAAIAALDGPQDIVRERCELFRERRDLVVDALNAVPGLAARRPEGAFYVYANCAGVLGRRTPGGELIDSDTAFARYLMDEGGVAVVPGSAFGLAPYFRVSYATSRAVLEEACHRIAEATRRLLA
- a CDS encoding sigma-54-dependent transcriptional regulator, translated to MPTLLIIDDDAGLRDALAETAADQGYRVLQADQGEAGLRLLQQEAVDAVLLDLRMPGLDGLEVLARIRALPEPPPVTVLTAFASAGNTIEAIRLGAFDHLTKPIGREELIRVLAGMTAQRGPANAPAATADGHTLVGGSDALRQVQKTIGRLVDSEATVLVTGETGTGKELVARAIHEHGKRQGAPFVAVNCAAIPPDLLESELFGHVRGAFSGATANRLGAFREAQGGTLFLDEIGDMPLPMQAKILRALQEREVTPVGGAPVRLDVRLVAATHRDLAQRVASGDFREDLFYRLHVVPIHLPALRERRADILPLAEHFLAPSGRVLADDAAALLLRHPWPGNVRELRNAMQRAATLAQGERIVAADLAFLQADAPEALVIDANWPEETLAEATARLERLLIERALQRSGGNRAEAARRLGIHRQLLYTKLSRLGLGVGEDDSPS